A region from the Nonlabens sp. YIK11 genome encodes:
- a CDS encoding DUF2490 domain-containing protein, producing MKNLSSLLFILLVCQVGLSQKGVSETGLWSQYFYSLPVGNKWKVAGDFQYRTYELSSDFQQFIARAAVVYTPAIGTVELHAGYGYFYGEPFGDKDGSTSEHRLHQDVWLDTNAGKTVSIRHRFRFEERFIEDQDFRSRARYTIFVNIHFYKDEQQSKFYLPFWNEVFINGETQLRNSTVNRFDRNWSFGGVGYRISQDLRAQAGYMREITSNTSKGQLVLSVFQSF from the coding sequence ATGAAAAATCTATCGAGCCTTCTTTTCATTCTTTTGGTCTGTCAGGTAGGACTGTCACAAAAAGGTGTGAGCGAGACAGGATTGTGGAGCCAGTATTTCTATAGCTTACCTGTTGGGAACAAGTGGAAGGTAGCTGGAGATTTTCAGTATCGCACCTATGAGTTGAGTAGTGATTTCCAGCAATTTATTGCTAGGGCAGCAGTGGTCTATACACCCGCCATAGGTACGGTAGAGCTGCACGCTGGTTATGGATATTTCTACGGCGAGCCCTTTGGCGACAAGGATGGCAGTACTTCCGAGCATCGTTTGCATCAGGATGTCTGGTTGGATACCAACGCTGGCAAAACGGTGAGTATACGGCATCGCTTTAGGTTTGAAGAGCGGTTTATAGAGGATCAGGATTTCCGTAGCAGGGCGCGTTATACGATTTTTGTAAACATCCATTTTTATAAGGATGAACAGCAATCCAAATTCTATTTGCCGTTTTGGAACGAGGTTTTTATTAATGGCGAGACTCAATTGCGCAACTCTACCGTGAATAGGTTTGATCGCAATTGGAGTTTTGGCGGTGTAGGATATAGGATCTCACAAGATCTGCGCGCACAAGCTGGTTATATGCGTGAGATTACCAGCAATACTTCAAAAGGTCAATTAGTACTCTCTGTATTTCAGTCGTTTTAA
- a CDS encoding RNA polymerase sigma factor RpoD/SigA, translated as MRQLKITKQVTNRESKSLDKYLQDISKIDLITAEEEVELAQRIKKGDQRALERLTTANLRFVVSVAKQYQNQGLKLPDLINEGNAGLVKAAKRFDETRGFKFISYAVWWIRQSILQALAEQSRIVRLPLNKIGSINKINKAFSHLEQLHERPPSPEELATELDMTVSDVKQSLKNAGRHVSMDAPLKEGETSNLYDVVRSGESPNPDKDLLHESLTLEITRALETLSQKEADVISLYFGIGNQQPMSLEEIGETFDLTRERVRQIKEKGIKRLRQNSRSKILKSYLG; from the coding sequence ATGAGACAACTCAAAATCACCAAGCAGGTCACTAACCGTGAGTCTAAATCCCTGGACAAGTACCTACAAGACATCTCTAAGATCGACCTGATCACTGCAGAGGAAGAAGTGGAACTTGCACAGCGTATTAAAAAAGGTGATCAGAGAGCACTTGAGAGATTGACTACCGCAAACTTACGTTTTGTGGTTTCTGTTGCAAAACAGTATCAAAATCAAGGGCTTAAATTACCCGATCTTATTAATGAAGGAAATGCAGGTCTTGTAAAGGCTGCCAAAAGGTTTGATGAAACTCGCGGTTTCAAATTCATATCGTACGCGGTATGGTGGATACGCCAGTCGATCTTACAGGCACTAGCAGAGCAGTCCCGTATCGTGCGTCTTCCATTGAATAAAATTGGTTCGATTAACAAAATCAACAAGGCTTTTTCACACCTTGAGCAATTGCACGAGCGTCCACCATCGCCAGAAGAACTAGCCACTGAGCTAGACATGACGGTGAGCGACGTGAAACAATCGCTTAAAAATGCCGGGCGTCACGTATCCATGGATGCGCCGCTTAAAGAAGGTGAGACTTCTAACCTCTATGACGTTGTACGTAGTGGAGAGTCACCTAATCCTGACAAGGATCTATTGCATGAATCCCTTACACTAGAGATTACACGTGCCCTAGAGACACTTTCTCAAAAAGAGGCAGATGTTATTTCGCTATACTTCGGTATCGGGAACCAGCAGCCTATGAGTCTGGAAGAAATAGGTGAAACTTTTGACTTGACCCGTGAGCGCGTGCGCCAGATCAAGGAAAAAGGAATCAAGAGACTGCGCCAGAACAGCCGCAGCAAAATCTTGAAGTCTTATCTAGGATAA
- a CDS encoding ABC transporter ATP-binding protein → MKESSKSQSKVTITSAFKTIIWPRRKLVLIGLVLIVISRLASLVLPWKSKALLDDVIPNKDFEALYDLLWLVGVALLVQAITSFLLTRILSVQAQYLISELRAQVQKKVLSLPISFFDNTKSGALVSRIMNDVEGVRNLIGTGLVQLVGGTITAVVSLVLLIRINAWMTLFVFLPVAVFGFVALKAFKYIRPIFRNRGKINAEVTGRLTETLAGVRVIKGFGAEEQENKIFEDGVERLYQNVKKSLTSTAVVTSSATFLLGLASVGIMGIGGYFMMEGDMTTGEFLFFTILLGFMIAPIIQMSNIGSQLTEALAGLDRTEELMNLTPEDQMGERTIELNQFKGNLKFDNVSFSYEKGKEVIHNISFEAMAGTTVALVGSSGSGKSTIAGLSATFLNPNKGVVTIDGQDMSKVKLASFRKHLGVVLQDEFLFEGTIRENILFPRPDASEERLLAAVKAGYVNEFTDRFEDGLDTLIGERGVKLSGGQRQRIAIARAILADPKIIILDEATSNLDTESEALIQKSLSELVKDRTTIVIAHRLSTIKKANQILVIEAGEIAERGTHEELIALEGRYFDLYTYQARI, encoded by the coding sequence ATGAAAGAATCCTCCAAATCCCAAAGCAAGGTGACGATCACATCTGCGTTTAAAACCATCATCTGGCCGCGTAGAAAATTGGTGCTGATTGGTTTGGTACTCATCGTTATTAGTCGATTGGCCAGCCTTGTGTTGCCTTGGAAATCCAAAGCGCTGCTGGACGACGTGATTCCCAATAAGGATTTTGAAGCCTTGTATGATTTGCTCTGGCTGGTAGGTGTGGCCTTGCTGGTGCAGGCGATTACATCATTTTTGTTGACCAGAATTTTGAGCGTGCAAGCGCAGTATTTGATTTCAGAACTACGCGCCCAAGTGCAGAAAAAAGTACTCTCACTGCCTATTAGTTTTTTTGACAATACAAAATCTGGAGCGCTGGTTTCCCGAATCATGAATGATGTAGAAGGTGTACGTAATTTGATAGGAACAGGATTGGTACAGTTGGTAGGCGGTACGATCACAGCCGTAGTCTCGCTGGTGCTATTGATACGCATCAATGCCTGGATGACGCTGTTTGTGTTTTTACCTGTGGCAGTTTTTGGATTTGTTGCCTTGAAAGCCTTCAAATACATACGTCCTATTTTTAGAAATCGCGGGAAAATAAATGCCGAGGTGACCGGTAGGCTTACTGAAACGCTCGCTGGCGTGCGAGTCATCAAAGGTTTTGGCGCTGAGGAACAGGAAAACAAAATCTTTGAAGATGGCGTGGAGCGGCTATATCAAAATGTCAAAAAGAGTTTGACTTCTACTGCTGTGGTAACCAGTAGTGCTACTTTTCTCTTGGGTCTGGCGTCAGTAGGCATCATGGGAATAGGTGGCTACTTTATGATGGAAGGCGATATGACGACAGGAGAGTTTTTGTTCTTCACGATTTTATTGGGGTTTATGATAGCGCCTATCATCCAAATGAGCAACATAGGCAGCCAACTTACAGAAGCGCTTGCAGGACTGGACCGAACTGAAGAATTGATGAACCTGACGCCCGAAGATCAAATGGGCGAGCGCACCATCGAATTGAACCAATTTAAAGGCAATCTCAAATTTGACAATGTCTCATTTTCATACGAGAAAGGTAAAGAGGTCATCCATAACATTTCTTTTGAAGCTATGGCTGGTACTACAGTAGCGCTGGTAGGAAGTTCTGGTTCTGGAAAATCAACCATTGCAGGTTTGTCGGCCACTTTTTTAAATCCAAATAAAGGTGTCGTGACCATTGATGGTCAGGATATGTCCAAAGTGAAACTAGCCAGTTTTAGAAAGCATCTGGGCGTAGTTTTACAAGATGAATTTCTATTTGAGGGAACCATCAGAGAAAATATCTTGTTTCCAAGACCAGACGCTAGCGAGGAACGATTGCTCGCAGCTGTTAAAGCGGGTTATGTCAATGAATTCACGGATCGTTTTGAAGACGGTCTCGATACCTTGATAGGCGAGCGTGGTGTGAAACTTTCTGGAGGCCAGCGTCAACGCATCGCTATTGCCAGAGCCATCCTAGCCGATCCTAAAATCATCATCTTAGATGAAGCTACATCTAACCTAGATACAGAAAGTGAAGCGCTGATTCAAAAATCCCTAAGCGAACTAGTCAAGGATAGAACCACTATCGTCATCGCTCACCGCTTAAGCACGATCAAAAAAGCAAATCAAATTCTAGTCATTGAAGCTGGTGAAATTGCCGAGCGCGGTACCCATGAAGAACTGATCGCTCTAGAAGGCAGATACTTTGATTTGTATACGTATCAGGCTAGGATTTAA
- a CDS encoding ABC transporter substrate-binding protein, which yields MSPLINEGHLPLSLKITPMKKITLALDWTPNINHIGFFIAQEKGFYKDADLDVSIVDPIQDDYKVTPAKKVELGTADFALCPTESIISYRTKNRPFNLTGVAAILKKDLSAIVVKGDSGIDSPKDLDGKRYSSYQARYEDEIVRQMIINDGGTGTFDIGYPEKLGIWETILDGSYDATWIFMNWEGVEAQGTDQPLHFFKLEDYDIPYSYSPVLVANGDLLKDHHESYKKFIEATHKGYYHCKDYPQESIALFQKHVPSTDAHINLDEALQLSLPSFSPGDDWGIFDPAVIENFVDWIYSKNLESKPVKPTDLYTNDLLR from the coding sequence ATGAGTCCACTAATCAATGAAGGGCATCTACCTTTAAGTCTTAAAATCACACCAATGAAGAAGATCACGCTTGCCCTGGACTGGACGCCTAACATCAATCACATAGGATTTTTTATCGCCCAAGAAAAGGGTTTTTATAAAGATGCTGATCTCGATGTATCGATCGTCGATCCCATACAGGATGATTATAAGGTCACACCAGCCAAAAAAGTAGAACTGGGCACTGCAGATTTTGCCCTATGCCCTACCGAAAGCATCATAAGCTATCGTACCAAAAATAGACCGTTCAATCTCACTGGTGTTGCTGCAATATTAAAAAAGGATCTGAGTGCGATTGTGGTAAAAGGCGATAGCGGCATTGATTCTCCCAAGGATCTGGACGGTAAGCGATACAGTTCCTATCAAGCGAGATATGAGGACGAAATTGTACGCCAAATGATCATCAATGATGGTGGTACTGGAACTTTTGACATAGGTTATCCAGAAAAATTAGGCATCTGGGAAACGATTCTGGATGGTTCTTATGACGCGACCTGGATTTTTATGAATTGGGAAGGCGTAGAAGCGCAAGGCACTGACCAACCGCTTCACTTTTTTAAGCTGGAAGATTACGATATTCCGTATTCGTATTCACCGGTGCTCGTAGCAAACGGAGATCTTTTAAAAGATCATCACGAATCTTATAAAAAATTTATTGAAGCCACTCATAAGGGTTATTACCACTGCAAGGATTACCCGCAAGAGAGCATCGCCTTGTTTCAAAAACACGTTCCCAGTACGGATGCTCACATAAACCTGGATGAGGCTTTACAATTGTCATTACCTAGTTTTTCGCCAGGCGACGATTGGGGCATTTTTGATCCAGCCGTTATTGAAAATTTTGTGGACTGGATCTATTCCAAAAATCTAGAATCTAAGCCCGTAAAACCAACCGATTTGTACACTAATGACTTGCTTCGTTAG
- the proC gene encoding pyrroline-5-carboxylate reductase has protein sequence MIIHNKKIAIIGCGNLGLSILNGLLADPNINPKNITVTKRKTASLEHLASTGIQITSDNRKAAQESELLIVALKPYSILEILGELKDVLDQNRHILVSLATGISLKQIQSTINVSLPIFRAMPNTAADVGESLTCIATTSSDESAKDLVTQCFNSIGNSIHINEELMDAATVLGACGIAYVLRFMRGMIQGGIEIGFDAHTATTIVTHTVKGAAQLLIERKQHPEHEIDKVTTPKGCTIAGLNEMEHNGFSSALIKGIVTSYNKIEK, from the coding sequence ATGATCATCCACAACAAAAAAATAGCCATCATAGGCTGCGGTAATTTAGGATTGTCCATTCTCAATGGATTACTGGCAGATCCCAATATCAATCCTAAAAACATTACAGTTACCAAAAGGAAAACAGCCAGTCTGGAACATCTAGCCAGCACTGGTATTCAAATCACCAGTGATAATCGCAAGGCAGCACAGGAATCTGAGCTGTTGATCGTGGCGCTTAAGCCTTATTCCATTTTGGAGATTTTGGGAGAACTTAAAGACGTTCTGGATCAGAATCGACACATATTGGTTTCGCTCGCTACCGGTATTTCCTTAAAGCAAATACAATCCACGATAAATGTGAGCTTACCCATCTTTAGAGCGATGCCTAACACGGCTGCAGATGTTGGTGAATCCTTGACCTGTATAGCAACCACATCCAGTGATGAAAGCGCTAAAGATTTGGTGACACAATGTTTCAACAGTATTGGTAACTCCATTCACATTAATGAAGAATTGATGGATGCCGCCACCGTGTTGGGAGCTTGCGGTATTGCCTATGTATTAAGATTTATGCGCGGTATGATTCAAGGTGGTATCGAGATAGGATTTGATGCGCATACGGCGACCACCATCGTGACGCACACCGTCAAAGGTGCCGCACAGCTGCTTATAGAGCGCAAGCAACATCCAGAACACGAGATCGACAAAGTCACCACTCCTAAAGGCTGTACCATTGCTGGTCTTAATGAGATGGAGCATAACGGCTTTAGCAGCGCGCTTATTAAAGGGATCGTCACTTCGTATAACAAAATTGAAAAGTAG
- a CDS encoding GNAT family N-acetyltransferase, which produces MRFDLQRTDADDVHFKSLIPLLDQYLSITDGDDHEFYNQFNQLEQINHVVVAYQDSKAVGCGAIKKVDAQTVEIKRMFTLETVRGKGVATQILKELEKWAEELGFSVCRLETGIHQPEAIALYKKNGYSVIPNYDQYVGMELSICFEKSLLKNKCYLT; this is translated from the coding sequence GTGAGATTTGATTTACAAAGAACTGATGCAGATGACGTCCATTTCAAGTCATTGATACCATTATTGGACCAGTATTTATCGATTACCGATGGCGACGATCATGAATTCTATAACCAATTCAACCAGCTGGAACAAATCAATCATGTGGTCGTAGCCTACCAAGACAGCAAAGCCGTAGGTTGTGGCGCCATCAAAAAAGTGGACGCACAAACTGTAGAAATCAAACGTATGTTCACGCTAGAAACGGTACGAGGTAAAGGTGTTGCCACCCAAATCCTTAAAGAGCTAGAAAAATGGGCAGAAGAACTAGGGTTTAGTGTCTGCAGGTTGGAAACTGGCATTCATCAGCCAGAGGCCATTGCACTTTATAAAAAGAACGGTTATTCCGTTATTCCCAACTACGATCAATATGTGGGAATGGAACTGAGTATCTGTTTTGAAAAGTCCCTTCTAAAAAATAAATGTTACTTGACTTAA
- a CDS encoding type B 50S ribosomal protein L31: MQKGIHPEDYKLVAFKDMSNDEVFITKSTANTKETIEVDGTEYPLIKLEISRTSHPFYTGTTKLIDTAGRIDKFKNKYKKFDKKS, encoded by the coding sequence ATGCAAAAAGGAATTCACCCAGAAGATTATAAATTAGTTGCGTTTAAAGACATGTCTAACGATGAGGTTTTTATTACCAAGTCTACCGCAAACACTAAAGAAACTATTGAAGTTGACGGTACTGAGTATCCGCTGATCAAACTGGAAATATCTAGAACGTCGCACCCATTTTATACGGGTACTACAAAACTTATCGATACCGCTGGACGTATTGACAAGTTCAAAAACAAATACAAGAAATTTGACAAGAAGTCTTAA